One part of the Cicer arietinum cultivar CDC Frontier isolate Library 1 unplaced genomic scaffold, Cicar.CDCFrontier_v2.0 Ca_scaffold_6223_v2.0, whole genome shotgun sequence genome encodes these proteins:
- the LOC101493628 gene encoding uncharacterized protein, whose amino-acid sequence MGCVLGQHDETGKKEHAIYYLSKKFTDVETRYTMLERTCCALAWTAHRLRQYMLCHTTYLISKIDPIKYIFEKPALTGRIARWQVMLLEYDITYVTQKAIKGSALADYLANQPVDDYKSMQCEFPEENIMVLFEEYDDGKWTLLFDGASNIMGHGIGVVLISPKEKFIPITARLCFDCTNNMAEYEACAMGVLGALESKAKVLEVYGDSAIVINQLNQEWETRDKKLIHYFTYIKELSLEFDKITFHHVPREDNQLVDALATLSSMFKMNQNDEIPSIKMESRDYPAYCHVMEEETDGKPWYHDIKHYLINREYPPGILENEKRNLRWLSASFFVNENILYKRNHDMVLLRCVDVNEAKEILQDIHDGSYGIHMNGHAMSRKILRAGYYWLTLEKDCYNYVKKCYKCQIYADNIHAPPVPLNTLSVP is encoded by the coding sequence ATGGGATGCGTACTGGGGCAACATGATGAAACAGGAAAAAAGGAGCATGCCATTTATTatctaagtaaaaaatttacagaTGTTGAAACAAGATATACGATGTTAGAACGTACTTGTTGTGCCTTAGCCTGGACGGCTCATcgcttgaggcaatacatgctTTGCCATACAACTTATTTGATATCCAAAATAGATCCAATCAAGTACATTTTTGAAAAGCCCGCTCTCACAGGGCGAATTGCTCGATGGCAGGTGATGTTATTAGAATATGATATTACCTATGTTACTCAGAAAGCCATCAAAGGGAGTGCCTTAGCAGATTATCTAGCTAATCAACCTGTTGATGATTATAAATCAATGCAATGTGAATTCCCAGAAGAAAATATcatggttttgtttgaagaatATGATGATGGAAAATGGACCTTGTTGTTCGACGGGGCCTCAAACATAATGGGGCATGGGATTGGGGTTGTTTTAATATCTCCAAAAGAAAAGTTCATACCTATCACAGCgcgattgtgttttgattgtaccaATAATATGGCAGAATATGAAGCTTGTGCCATGGGAGTTTTGGGTGCTTTGGAATCAAAAGCAAAAGTTCTAGAAGTATATGGAGATTCAGCCATAGTCATTAACCAGCTTAACCAAGAATGGGAAACTCGAGATAAGAAGTTAATACATTATTTTACCTACATAAAAGAATTGTCTTtagaatttgacaaaatcacgtTTCACCATGTCCCTCGAGAAGACAATCAATTGGTTGATGCTTTGGCTACTTTATCATCTATGTTCAAAATGAATCAAAACGATGAAATCCCATCAATTAAAATGGAGAGTCGAGATTATCCAGCCTACTGCCATGTCATGGAAGAAGAAACTGACGGAAAACCGTGGTATCACGACATCAAACATTATCTTATAAATAGAGAATATCCTCCCGGAATATTggagaatgagaaaagaaaTTTGAGATGGTTATCCGCGAGCTTTTTTGTGaacgaaaatattttgtataagagGAATCACGATATGGTACTCCTCAGATGTGTTGATGTTAATGAGGCGAAGGAAATTCTACAAGATATCCACGATGGCTCTTATGGGATCCATATGAATGGACACGCCATGTCTAGAAAGATTCTTCGGGCCGGATATTATTGGCTCACCCTAGAAAAAGATTGTTATAATTATGTAAAGAAATGttataaatgtcaaatatatgctgataaTATCCACGCCCCACCAGTGCCCCTGAACACCCTTTCAGTGCCCTAA